The DNA segment atgcgtatgtttatttatctatgtatgtatgaatatatacacatatctatctattcatctaaagaTTTGTATACGCACAGATATCtcaatacacacatgtgtgtgtacattaatatatgtatgtatatatatatatatatatatatatatatatatatatatatatatatatatatatatatatatatatatatatatattcatacatacatatatgtacacgcacatatatatgaatatactttcatatgtatgtgtgtgtatatgtattaacaGTAAAtgtgtttgcctctctcttttctctctaagcccccccccccctttggttcATGCACTTCATGATTCCTTCCTGATTCAAGGGCGGTGGGCGGAGCCAAGGGTCCCTCCGCCGGTATATATAGCTCGTCTCCCTTTTTTCGTCTCTCGTATTTCACTgaatttccttctttcatcacAGCGATGAAGTCACTGGTTCTATTCAGTGGGTTTGAGGATCTGGTTCATCTGCTCATTTTGATATTACTTTCTCATACGTTCTCTgatcatgctttctctctctgattttatttttattttcattttattttttatttcatatatttactcattatcattattatttttttttagcaatcGTCGGGCTCGTCGCGGCAGACCGCCTCAACGGATTCAACGGAAATGGCAACGGCTATGTAGCCCCCACCAACGGATTCAACGGAAACGGAAACGGTAATGGTAACGGGTATTCGGCACCTACCAACGGGTTCAACGGAAACGGGAATGGAAACGGaaacggtaatggtaacggatATTCGGCACCCACCAACGGGTTCAACGGAAACGGGAATGGAAACGGaaacggtaatggtaacggatATTCGGCACCCACCAACGGATTCAACGGAAACGGGAACGGAAACGGTAATGGCAACGGGTATTCGGCACCCACCAACGGCTTCAACGGAAACGGAAACGGCTTCGGAGCCCCTGCCCCTCGCAACGGCTATGCGCCACCAAGCAACACCTATGGCACGCCCAACGGCGCCTACGGAGTAGACCCTGAGATCGCCGCTTTGGCCGAGAACATTCCAGGGGGCGGCGTCCCCGGCGAGGACTACCCCATCTTGGCTTCCGTGCCCGACACCGGCTTCTCCTGCGATGCCCAGGCGGTGCAAGGTTATTACGCCGACACTGCAGCTGAAGCCGGCTGCCAGGTGTTCCATATCTGCCAGGACCGCGCCCTCAGGCGCCAACAGGACTCCTTCCTGTGCCCCAACGGTACCATCTTCAACCAGCAGTACCTGGTATGTGACTGGTGGTTCAACGTGGACTGTTCTCAAGCTGAGAGCTTCTACTCCGTCAACGAGCTCATCGGAGTCGTTCCCGACGCCGGTTATGCTTATGCTGCCGCCACCAACGGCCTCCTCAACGGAAACGGAAACGGATATGGATCCAATGGCAACGGAGGGAACGGAAACGGAAGGAACGGAGCTAACGGATACGGTTCCAATGGCAACGGAAGGAACGGCAACGGTAATGGATCCAACGGAAACGGAAACGGCTACGGATCTAACGGCAATGGATCTAACGGAAACGGAAGAAACGGCAACGGCAAGAACGGAAGCAACGGCTACGGCTCCAACGGTAACGGAAGCAACGGTAATGGATCCAACGGCAACGGAAATGGCTACGGATCCAACGGAAACGGAAGAAACGGCAACGGCAAGAACGGAAGCAACGGCTATGGCTCCAACGGCAACGGAGGGAACGGAAACGGAAGGAACGGAGCTAACGGATACGGTTCCAATGGCAACGGAAGGAACGGCAACGGTAATGGATCCAATGGCAACGGAAACGGCTACGGATCCAACGGCAACGGTAATGGATCCAACGGAAACGGAAGCAACGGCAACGGTTACGGCGCGCCCGCCGCTCCCTCCAACTCCTACGGCGCTCCTTTCTAAGCGCGAAGCCTGCTCTTGGATTCCAAGAGGCTTCGGCAACCCTGCTTTTGGTTATTCACTGTCTCGTGCTCTCTCCCAaagccatttccccttttcctaaaTTCTGTTACATACGCTCGAACCTGATGAATATTTGCTATGCGAACTCCCAAGTGGATCCCACCTCTTTAGATTTAAGTGCATATTTATTTTTGCAATAAACCATTACGCATTCATTTGGTATTTTCAATGCATTACACGAAACATCTTTGTAATTGTGTAAACACATTTAATGTGTTAGAATTTTGAAAGtatattttatccttatcatacgTGTTTGTGACATGATCTAAGTTTCTAATTCATAAGTTTATGAAGAACTATTCAATCATTCatggataatcatatatatatatatatatatatatatatatatatatatatatatatatatgtatatatgtagaaaaggtatgagtgaaattggatatcttcacaatacaggagatatatttgaccggtttcgattacgtcttcataccttttctacatttgtcaacatgaatgcggttcatatgtgcatatatatatatatatatatatatatatatatatatatatatatatatatatatatatatatacatatatatatatatatatgtatatatattatatatatatatatattttttttctttttatttctttttcttggagAATGATAATCTGACTGATAGATCGCACGGCCCGTCAGCAAACTAACATCTAAATTTCACAAAGTGTCAAATAAAAATGCCTATATACACATCAAGCATACGAAACTTCCTCAAAAGTCATCGCTTTGAAAGAAATATCACTAAATTACAGTACATTTATTTTGAAAGCTCCTCCTTTTCCAAGCTAAAAAGGACTTTTAAATATAAACTTTCAAAAATTTCCCCGATAAATCATAACTCAAGGacgcagtgtgtgtgttttttttttgattaATTAAACGATATCGAGATCTGACGTACGAGGAAATACCGAAAAATTTCCTTTTACGTTTTAAcggttattcttttttcttagaGACAAGAATGACGATAACTTCACGTCATTTCTTAAAGATTACTTTAGAACATCAAAGATGAAACTCCGACATCCTACCTAAATAAACAACGTTCTTTTTGTACAAATCAGTGTACAAAACATTCTTTTATTGCTTTGTATAAGAATATGTACTTAATTAGACCACTGATTGTGTGAAAATAAACCTTTCCCACTCGATGTGTTTGCAGCACAATCACCGTCTTAGAGCAGGGCGGGCAATTCCTTTTACAAGGGGCCACATGAGACACCTGGATTGCGTCAGAGGGCCACACCAACGATAACTTGAAATTAATTCAgctcaactttcttccattgtaaaatgcactaaattatatatttagtgcattatatatttactaaattatatatttaacaaaTTATGTATTTAACAAATTACAAATTTAAGATATTATatgtttaataaattatatatttagtcccTGTCCGGCATCTCGCGAGCCGGACAGGGACGCACAAAGGGCCGGATGTGGCCCGCGGGCCGTAGTTTGCCCTGGTCTGCCTTAGGGccttatcacactagcactttttccgtcaattatttgcgtttccgaatgaactccgaatGAAAATcacgta comes from the Penaeus vannamei isolate JL-2024 chromosome 8, ASM4276789v1, whole genome shotgun sequence genome and includes:
- the LOC138862425 gene encoding aspartate and glycine-rich protein-like isoform X3, which encodes MKSLVLFTIVGLVAADRLNGFNGNGNGYVAPTNGFNGNGNGNGNGYSAPTNGFNGNGNGNGNGNGNGYSAPTNGFNGNGNGNGNGNGNGYSAPTNGFNGNGNGNGNGNGYSAPTNGFNGNGNGFGAPAPRNGYAPPSNTYGTPNGAYGVDPEIAALAENIPGGGVPGEDYPILASVPDTGFSCDAQAVQGYYADTAAEAGCQVFHICQDRALRRQQDSFLCPNGTIFNQQYLVCDWWFNVDCSQAESFYSVNELIGVVPDAGYAYAAATNGLLNGNGNGYGSNGNGGNGNGRNGANGYGSNGNGRNGNGNGSNGNGNGYGSNGNGSNGNGRNGNGKNGSNGYGSNGNGSNGNGSNGNGNGYGSNGNGRNGNGKNGSNGYGSNGNGGNGNGRNGANGYGSNGNGRNGNGNGSNGNGNGYGSNGNGNGSNGNGSNGNGYGAPAAPSNSYGAPF
- the LOC138862425 gene encoding aspartate and glycine-rich protein-like isoform X2 encodes the protein MKSLVLFTIIGLVAADRLNGFNGNGNGYVAPTNGFNGNGNGNGNGYSAPTNGFNGNGNGNGNGNGNGYSAPTNGFNGNGNGNGNGNGNGYSAPTNGFNGNGNGNGNGNGNGYSAPTNGFNGNGNGNGNGNGYSAPTNGFNGNGNGFGAPAPRNGYAPPSNTYGTPNGAYGVDPEIAALAENIPGGGVPGEDYPILASVPDTGFSCDAQAVQGYYADTAAEAGCQVFHICQDRALRRQQDSFLCPNGTIFNQQYLVCDWWFNVDCSQAESFYSVNELIGVVPDAGYAYAAATNGLLNGNGNGYGSNGNGGNGNGRNGANGYGSNGNGRNGNGNGSNGNGNGYGSNGNGSNGNGRNGNGKNGSNGYGSNGNGSNGNGSNGNGNGYGSNGNGRNGNGKNGSNGYGSNGNGGNGNGRNGANGYGSNGNGRNGNGNGSNGNGNGYGSNGNGNGSNGNGSNGNGYGAPAAPSNSYGAPF
- the LOC138862425 gene encoding glycine, alanine and asparagine-rich protein-like isoform X1, which produces MKSLVLFTIIGLVAADRLNGFNGNGNGYVAPTNGFNGNGNGNGNGNGYSAPTNGFNGNGNGNGNGYSAPTNGFNGNGNGNGNGNGNGYSAPTNGFNGNGNGNGNGNGNGYSAPTNGFNGNGNGNGNGNGNGYSAPTNGFNGNGNGNGNGNGYSAPTNGFNGNGNGFGAPAPRNGYAPPSNTYGTPNGAYGVDPEIAALAENIPGGGVPGEDYPILASVPDTGFSCDAQAVQGYYADTAAEAGCQVFHICQDRALRRQQDSFLCPNGTIFNQQYLVCDWWFNVDCSQAESFYSVNELIGVVPDAGYAYAAATNGLLNGNGNGYGSNGNGGNGNGRNGANGYGSNGNGRNGNGNGSNGNGNGYGSNGNGSNGNGRNGNGKNGSNGYGSNGNGSNGNGSNGNGNGYGSNGNGRNGNGKNGSNGYGSNGNGGNGNGRNGANGYGSNGNGRNGNGNGSNGNGNGYGSNGNGNGSNGNGSNGNGYGAPAAPSNSYGAPF